From a single Candoia aspera isolate rCanAsp1 chromosome 2, rCanAsp1.hap2, whole genome shotgun sequence genomic region:
- the SMIM15 gene encoding small integral membrane protein 15, with the protein MFENIRSWAEYIVEWAAKDPYGFLTTVILALTPLFLASAVLSWKLAKMIEAREREQKKKQKRQENITKAKRTKKD; encoded by the coding sequence ATGTTTGAAAATATCAGATCTTGGGCTGAGTATATTGTGGAATGGGCTGCAAAGGATCCATATGGATTTCTTACAACAGTGATCCTCGCTCTAACCCCTTTATTCTTGGCAAGTGCAGTGCTATcatggaaactggcaaaaatgaTTGAAGCTAGGGAACGGGagcaaaaaaagaagcaaaaacgcCAAGAGAACATTACAAAAGCTAAACGTACAAAGAAGGACTAA